The genomic segment TAGCGCCGCAGACAACGATGCTTCCGGCGACGACGTGATCCTCGCGCTGGAAAACGTCTACAAATATTTCGGCAAAGTGATCGCGTTGAGCGGCGTGACGTTGCGCCTGAAACGCGGCGAAGTGCATTGCCTGCTCGGCGACAACGGCGCGGGCAAATCGACGTTGATCAAGACGCTGGCCGGCGTGCATCAGCCCTCTTCCGGCCAGTATCTGGTGGACGGCCAACCCGTCCTGTTCGATTCACCGAAAGACGCGCTCGATCTCGGCATCGCCACCGTTTATCAGGATCTCGCACTCGTACCGCTGCTTTCAGTCGCCCGCAACTTTTTCATGGGACGCGAGCCGGAGAAGAAACTGTTCGGTTTCCTCAAGGTAATGGACCTCGAAACCAGCGCGATCACCGCGCGCGACAAGCTCGCGGAAATGGGCATCAACGTGCGCGACCCGCATCAGCCTATTGGCACGATGTCGGGCGGCGAGAAGCAATGCCTCGCGATTGCCCGCGCGATTCACTTCGGCGCGCGCGTGCTGATTCTCGACGAACCGACCGCCGCGCTCGGCGTGAAGCAGAGTTTCAATGTATTGAAGCTGATTCACAAGGCGCGCGCGAAAGGCATCTCGGTGATCTTCATCACGCACAACGTACACCACGCGTATCCGATCGGCGATTCGTTCACGATTCTGAATCGTGGCCGCTCGCTCGGCACGTTCACGAAGGAAACCATCAGCAAAGACGAAGTGCTCGACATGATGGCCGGCGGCGCCGAAATGCAGAAGATGATCGGCGAACTCGAAGGCGCGACGATCTGATCGATTCGCGTGGATCGCCCGGTGCTCGTGTCGCCGGCGGTCGCGCTCAGCTACTCAGGACTATTCATGGATCACTCCAGCACATCCAGCGGCGCCGCGACCGGTTCGACGTCCGCCAGCCGCTTCGCGCCGGGACGCAGCCGCGACGTCGTCTGCCTCGGCCGCCTTGCCGTCGATCTGTACGCGCAGCAGGTCGGCGCGCGGCTCGAAGACGTGTCGAGTTTCGCGAAGTATCTCGGCGGGTCGTCGGCGAATATTGCGTTCGGTTGCGCGCGACTCGGGCTTGCGTCGGCGATGCTCGCGCGCGTCGGCAACGATCATATGGGCCGCTTTCTCACCGAGACGCTCAGCAAGGAAGGTTGCGACGTCAGCCATGTACGTGTCGATCAGGAACGTCTGACTGCGCTAGTGCTGCTCGGCCTGAAAGACCGCGATACGTTCCCGCTGATCTTCTATCGCGAGAACTGCGCGGACATGGCCGTCGACGAAGCCGATTTCGACGAGGCGTACATTGCGTCGTCGAAAGCGCTACTGATTACCGGCACGCACTTCTCGACCGAGCAGGTGAATCGCACCAGCCGCCGCGCACTCGATTACGCGCGCCGCAACCAGGTGCGCACTGTGCTCGATATCGACTATAGACCGGTGCTGTGGGGCCTCACGGGCAAAGCGGATGGTGAGACCCGCTTTGTCGCGAGCGAAGGCGTGACGGCGCATTTGCAGCGCATTCTGCCGCTATTCGATCTGGTGATCGGCACCGAAGAGGAATTCCGTATTGCCGGCGGCAAGCCTGAACTCGTGGACGCGCTCGCCGCCGTGCGCGCCGTCACACCCGCCACGCTCGTGCTCAAGCGCGGGCCGCTGGGTTGCCAGATTATCGACGGCGAGGTGCCCGCCTCACTCGACGATGCGCCGATTCATGGCGGCGTCGAAGTCGAAGTGCTGAACGTGCTCGGCGCGGGCGATGCCTTCGCTTCAGGTTTTCTGTCCGGCTGGCTGCGCGATCAACCGCTCGAAGCGTGCGCGCGCGCCGCGAATGCGAGCGGCGCGCTGGTCGTGTCGCGTCACGGCTGCGCGCCCGCGATGCCGACCCCTGCCGAACTCGACTATTTCCTGCGCGAAGCGAAAACAGACCCTCCACGTATGAGGCGCCCGGATCGCGACGCCACGCTGGCCCGTCTGCATCGCGTTTCACCAGCACGCAAACAGTGGAGCGAAGTGCTGGGCTTCGCGTTCGATCATCGCAACCAGTTCTTCGAACTCGCACAGCAGACCGGCGCCGACGAAGCACGCATCGCGCGTCTGAAGGGGCTGTTCGTCGAAGCCGTGTCGCAGACCGAAAGCGCGCTGGAACTGCGCGGCAAGATCGGCGTGCTGATCGACGACCGTTATGGTCAGGATGCGTTGAATGCAGCAACCGGACGCGGCTGGTGGATCGGCCGTCCGGTTGAACTGCCTGGCTCCGTGCCGCTCGTGTTCGATCATGGACGCTCGATCGGCACGACGTTGATCGCGTGGCCGCAGGAGCATATCGCCAAGTGCCTCGTGCAATTCCATCCCGACGAACCGATCGAACAGCGGCTCGAACAGGAAGCGCAATTGCGCGCGCTTTACGACGCGACGCAGGCGAGCGGACACGAGTTGCTGCTCGAAGTCATTCCGCCGAAACATGCGCATTTGCCGCAGGCGCCTGACATCGTGTATCGCGCGTTGAAGCGGCTGTACAACATCGGCATCTATCCCGAGTGGTGGAAGCTCGAACCAATGGAAGCCGCGCAGTGGAAAGCGGTCGATGCGCTTATCGCCGAACGTGATCCGTATTGCCGGGGCGTGGTGCTGCTGGGTTTGTCGGCAGGCGTGGAGCAGTTGAACGAGGGCTTTCGCGCAGCGGCGCAATCGGCGACATGCCGTGGCTTTACCGTGGGGCGCACGATCTTTCACGAGGCGAGTCATGCGTGGCTTGCCAATGAAATCGACGACAACGAACTGATTGCTCGCGTGCGGCGCACGTTCGAAACGCTGATCGCGTCATGGCGTGCGACGCGTGGCGAGAACGCCGCGCAGACTGGCGCAACGAGTCATGTTCATCAGGAGCAGGCGGCATGAACGAGCACGTAATGCACCATGAGCATCACGAAACGGCATCCGCCAACGACGCGAGCGACACTCTTGCGACCGCCAGCGGCACCGTCCGCCTGAACACGGCGCAGGCGCTCGTGCGCTACCTCGCCGCCCAACGCGTGACCACCGAAAACGGCAAAGGCACCGAGCCGCTATTCGGCGGCGTGTTCGCCATCTTCGGACACGGCAACGTCGCGGGCATGGGTGAAGCGCTGTATCAGCATCGCGACGA from the Paraburkholderia fungorum genome contains:
- a CDS encoding ATP-binding cassette domain-containing protein — protein: MSDTNSVHYSAADNDASGDDVILALENVYKYFGKVIALSGVTLRLKRGEVHCLLGDNGAGKSTLIKTLAGVHQPSSGQYLVDGQPVLFDSPKDALDLGIATVYQDLALVPLLSVARNFFMGREPEKKLFGFLKVMDLETSAITARDKLAEMGINVRDPHQPIGTMSGGEKQCLAIARAIHFGARVLILDEPTAALGVKQSFNVLKLIHKARAKGISVIFITHNVHHAYPIGDSFTILNRGRSLGTFTKETISKDEVLDMMAGGAEMQKMIGELEGATI
- a CDS encoding bifunctional 5-dehydro-2-deoxygluconokinase/5-dehydro-2-deoxyphosphogluconate aldolase, translated to MDHSSTSSGAATGSTSASRFAPGRSRDVVCLGRLAVDLYAQQVGARLEDVSSFAKYLGGSSANIAFGCARLGLASAMLARVGNDHMGRFLTETLSKEGCDVSHVRVDQERLTALVLLGLKDRDTFPLIFYRENCADMAVDEADFDEAYIASSKALLITGTHFSTEQVNRTSRRALDYARRNQVRTVLDIDYRPVLWGLTGKADGETRFVASEGVTAHLQRILPLFDLVIGTEEEFRIAGGKPELVDALAAVRAVTPATLVLKRGPLGCQIIDGEVPASLDDAPIHGGVEVEVLNVLGAGDAFASGFLSGWLRDQPLEACARAANASGALVVSRHGCAPAMPTPAELDYFLREAKTDPPRMRRPDRDATLARLHRVSPARKQWSEVLGFAFDHRNQFFELAQQTGADEARIARLKGLFVEAVSQTESALELRGKIGVLIDDRYGQDALNAATGRGWWIGRPVELPGSVPLVFDHGRSIGTTLIAWPQEHIAKCLVQFHPDEPIEQRLEQEAQLRALYDATQASGHELLLEVIPPKHAHLPQAPDIVYRALKRLYNIGIYPEWWKLEPMEAAQWKAVDALIAERDPYCRGVVLLGLSAGVEQLNEGFRAAAQSATCRGFTVGRTIFHEASHAWLANEIDDNELIARVRRTFETLIASWRATRGENAAQTGATSHVHQEQAA